GAGCACCCTCGTAAGACGCTGATTGGCTGAAGCTGACCGACTTATCGGTAGTTGATCGGGTACTTGGATGGTTCGCGGCGCTAGTCAGGTTGCCCGCTCGCCGGTCGACGACGGTGAGGACTGGAAGAGGAGGTACGTCGTGCGCGGTGCTTAACTGCGAGCCGGCTGACGACGGTGGATAGGAGATAGACGGCGCCGGCGAGAAGGATGATGGTGGGGCCGACTGGGAGGTCGGGTCCATAGGACAGGGCGAGGCCGGCGCTCGTCAGCGCAGCGCCGAGGAGCGTTGCTGTCACCATCATCCGCCCGAGTGACTTTACATAATGTGATGCAGTGGCAGGGGGCAAGGTCAAGAGGGCGATGACGAGGATGATCCCGACGACCTGGATCAGCAGAACTACCGTGATCGCGACGAGGACGAGGAGGAGCAGATAGAAAAAGGTGACGTTGATCCCCCGTAGGCGGGCGTGTTCTTCGTCGAAGCAGACGGCGAGGAATTGCCGATAGAAGAGCCCGATGACTGCGAGGAGCACGAGATCGAGCGCGCCCATGAGCCAGAGTTCGCGTTGCGGGACCAGGAGGATGTTGCCGAATAGATAGGTCATCAGGTCGCCCGTATACCCGGGCGTCTTGGCGACGAACAGGATGCCGACGGCCATCCCGATGGCCCAGAGGGCGCCGATCAGGGTGTCCTCTTGGGCCTGCCAGGCGAGGCGCACCGATCCGATCAAGAGGGCGGATAGGACAGCGGCAAGAAGGGCGCCAAGCAAGGGATCGAAACCGAAATAGAGGGCCGCGCCGATGCCGCCGAGTACGGAGTGGGCGACGCCGCCGGCGAGGAAGGCGATGCGCTTGACGACGACGAGGGTGCCGACGACGCCTGTGCCGACGCTGGCGAGCAGACCGGCAATGAGCGCGGTCTGGAGGAACGGCTGGTGGCCGAGGGCGGAGAGGAATTCAGTCATTTCCGTAGAAGAAGGATCTTACGCCCGCCTCGCCTCGATCAGAGCTTGTGCTCGTGGGCGACGCGGCGCACGGGCTCGCCGTAGAGGGCCTCGATGACGGGGCCGTCGATCGCGTCCGTGCGGTGGCAGACGAGGGTGCGGTTGACGCAGGCGACGCGGGTGATATAGCGGGAGATGAAGGCGATATCGTGGGAGACGAGCAGGATCGTGAGGCGTTCGTTGAGGACGCGTAGCCGCTCGAAGATGTCGCTTTCCAGGCGCTGATCGACGCTCGCGGTCGGCTCGTCGAGGATGAGGATCTGCGGCTCACTGGCGAGGGCACGGGCGAGCAGGACACGTTGGAGCTGGCCTCCGGAGAGGGACCCGATCTGACGCGGCGCGAGGTCTTCGGCCTCGACTTCTTGCAGTGCGCGCCTCGCCGCCATCCGGTCGTTGCACCGGTAGCTGCCGAGCGCGGGGCCTGTGCCGAGGCGGCCCATGAGCACGACCTGCTCGACGGAGATCGGGAAGTCTCGGGCGAAGGCGGGGTACTGGGATACGTAGCCGATCGCGCGGCGGCTAGATTGGGGTGAGCGTCCCAGCACCTCGATGCGCCCGGCCTGGGGTTCGATGAGCCCGAGAATCAGCTTGAGCAGGGTGCTTTTGCCACCAGCGTTGGGACCGACGATGCCGAGGAACTCCCGTTCGCTAACACGAAGGTCGACGTGCTCGATGGCCGGCGCCGCCGCATCCCCATAGGAAAAGGAAACGTCCGTGAGGCGGATGGCGTCTGCGGGCGGAGGGTTCATGGCCGCGCGGCGGCAGCGATCGTGTGCGCGACCTGGCGGAGGTTGGCGATGTAGTCCGGGGTGAGCGGATCGACGGTCGCGACGCGTCCACCGATGGCGCGGGCCACTTGCTCGGCCGCCCTGGGGCTGAATTGGGGTTCGACCAGGATGACCTGGATACCGGCGGCGCGTGCGCGATCGATCAGTGCGGAGAGGGTGCGCGGGCCGGGCGACTTTCCCTCGTGCTCGATCGGGATTTGGATCAGGCCATAGGTCTCGGCGAAGTAGCCCCAGGCGGGGTGATAGACCATGAAGGCGCTGCCCGCGAGCGGCGCGAGGTCGGCGCGGATCGCGGCGTCGAGGGCATGGAGTTCGGCGACGAAGACGTCGAGATTGGCGGCATAGTCGGCAGCATGGTCTGGATCCAGGCGCGTGAGCTCGTCGCGAATCGTTGTGGCCATGGTCGCGACGAGGGGCGGGCTCGTCCAGACGTGGGGATCGAGAGCGTTTTCGTCGGTGTCATGGTGTTCATCATCGGCCGCGTGGTCCTCGTGGTCCTGATGGCCGCGTGCGTCCATGGCTGCTTCGTGAACATGCTTGTCGAGAGGTCGTAGCGACAGACCCTTGCGGGCATCGACGATGGCCATCGTCGGATTGGCGGCACGCAGCCGGTTCATGAGGGCCGCTTCGAAGGGCATGCCGATCGGCATGAAGAGATCGGCCGCCGCCAAGGCTTCCACGAAGCGTGGCGTTGGTTCGTAGGTGTGAGGATTGCTCTCGGGCTGGAGCAGCGCAGTCACCTCGACGTGGTTGCCGCCGATGCGTTCGACGAAGGTCTTCTGCGGCGGCACGCTGACGAAGACGGAGAGGTGCTCATCATCGGCCGAGACCGGTGTCGCGAGGCAGGTGAGGGCGATCAGCACGGCAGCGAGTTTCAGCATGTTGCGCATCCTGGTGACGGGGGTCGGCCGACGTCTCGCGGTTGGGTATGACGCAGGCGATCAGGGGTTCGTGGCAGGCGGGACGGTGCAAGGACGCCGATCCGAAACAGGGAGCGACAATCCTATCCTAACGAGAGTGGTTGCGACCAGACTGACTGAGACGGGGAGGATGGCGCCGGTTGGGACGGGGCGCAAGGGGGCAGAGCCGGAAGACGATCGAAAGGACGGATTACTTCGATCGATCCGAGGGCTTGGCCGATTGGGTATTGGAGGCGGCGCAGGATGGATCATTGGCATCCAGACGTTGGCGGAGGCGTTCTTCCATCAAGCGGGCCGTGTTGATGCCGAGCTCCTTGAGCTTTTGGTTGAGGGCGGCGGCCTCGACCAAGGTCCCGAGATTGCGGCCCGGCCGGACTGGGATGGTCAGGTGCGGGATTTCGACGTCGAGGATCGAGAGGCTGTCCTCGGCGAGGCCAGTGCGATCGTACTCGACCGTTATGTCCCACTCGACGAGCGTGATGGCGAGGGTGATGCGCTTCTCGGGGAGGACGGCGGCGACGCCGTAGAGGAGGCGAATGTCGACGATACCAATGCCGCGCGCCTCCATGTGGTAAGGCAGCAGTTCGGTGGCGCGGCCGATGAGTGCCGATTCGCCGACACACTTGACGGTGACCAGATCATCGGCGACGAGATGGAAGCCGCGGCGAATCAGCTCGAGGGCGCACTCGCTCTTGCCGACGGCGCTGTCGCCGAGGAGAAGGACGCCAATGTCATGGATGTCGAGGAGGACGCCGTGCAGTGTGCTCTCGGCCGCGAACTCGGCATCGAGGTGTTCCCAGAGGCGCTTGTGGAGCTTGGTGGTGGTATGGGGACAAGATAGGGCCGGGACGCCGATGGCGTCGGCGCACTCGATGACCATGGGGGGCGGTTGCCGGCCGTTTGTCACGATGACGCAGGGTACGCGCGCGCCGAGGATGCGGAGGAGGTGGTCCATCAACAGGTGCGGCTCACGATGTTTCTCGATGAAGGAGACCTCGCCATTGCCGAGGACCTGGATCCGCTCCGCGCGAAAGGCCTCGAAGTAGCCGGTCAGCTCCAGGCCTGGTCGGTTGAGCTGGGGCGAGCGGATTTCGCGCTGCAGTCCCTTGTGGCCGGCGAGGACACGCAGGCCGAGTGCGGGGTCGTCGAGCAGGTTTGCGACGGTTGTGGTCATCGGGGATGGTTCGTCGTTTGGCTTTTGTGTGTCACGCGCCCGGAGGCTTATTGCGCGAATCGCGGTTGCCCAATCGGTGGGGGTTTTACGTTTGCCGATGCGCGTTCCGTGTGGTGGCGGGCAGTGTTACAGGTCATTGCCATGGCGCGGCCGTTGCCTCGCCGTGCCTTTCGGACATCCGGCAGATGGCGCTTCGTGGGGCTATCGACGTCAAGTCGAGCGGCCGCTTCCTAGGCAGACGTGATCTATTGGCCGTCCTGGGCGAATATCAGCACGGAAGTTGAAAATGCGATTTCCGACTTCCTTCGTGTTTAGTCGTTTATTGCGACTGAACAAGGCGTGGCTCCTGGCCCGCACGGGAAACGCGATTAAATCGACGTTTCCCTAGGTCGAAAGAATAGTCAAAAATGGCCGCATTTGCATTTACAGGGCAGGAGGATGCCGTTGGGGAAAGATGTGTGCGATGATCGGCTCAATGGATAGGGAGTCGGTAGTGGTCGGGAATTGTTGTGCATTCTCTTTGTTATGTTCCACGTGGAACCATCGTTCCCGCGTCACGCCTTCCCGGTCCGCGCACTTCGCCTCTCCGCCCATGGGAGGACGTACTTGACGGGGAGCCGGGCGCACCGAGCCGATCCGATTCCCTGGTGCCACAGGTTCTCGTCCCTCTGGAACGGCCGCGGGAGCGCGGCCTCTGCGCTTTCTCCAATATCGATCGCGCCGGTCGCACTGGAAAACGCGCAGGCTCAATGTCTGTGTCATGTAGGCGAGATTGCATTGCATGCCGCGCGGGTGGCAGCATCTAACGGTGTAACAACGCCGTCGGAACATTCGACGGATCTGACCTTTCGGGGGAATTTGACCCATGGCCGTCGTCGAGTCCAGTCAGGATCGCGTCGAGCCCAAGCTGAATACCGCGAATATCGGTGAGGACAAGGTCGCTGAACCGGCGGGCGAGAGCGACCCCCATGCCCCGATCGTCGCCGAGTTGCAGCGACGCGGTAAGCTCAGTGCGGCCGATTATCACCGGGCGCAGCGCATCGCCGTTGAGAGCGGCGACGCGCTATTGCGCATGCTGGTCCGACTCGGGCTCGTTTCGGAGCGTGATCTGGCTCAGGTCTTCGCCGATGTCCTCGGTCTTGCGCTGGCCGAGCAGGCGACCTTTCCGCAGGAGCCAGTGGCCGAAGACCGGGTCAGCCTCCGCTTTCTGAAGGACGCCAGGATCCTGCCCTTACGCGAGGACGCGACCAGTCTGCAGGCCGCCTTCGCCGACCCGGCCGACCCCTTTCTTCGTGCGGCGCTGGCAGCGGCGGTGGATAAGCGGGTCCTGCCCCATGTCGGGCTCCCCTCCGAGATCGAGCTCGCCCTCGAACAGCTCTACGAACAATCCCCCGAGTCCACCGAGGAGCGCGAGCCGGATGCGGCCCTCGGCACGACCGATGAAGATGACATCGAGCACCTGAAGGACCTCGCCAGCGAGGCGCCGGTCATCCGAATGGTCAACCAGCTCATCCAGCGTGCCGTCGAGTGCCGCGCATCCGATATCCATATCGAACCCTTCGCCGACCAGCTCAAGGTGCGCTATCGCATCGACGGTATCCTGAAAGAGGTCGAGCCGCCGCCGGTACGCTCGACCGCGGCCGTGATCTCACGCGTGAAGATCATGTCGAAGCTCAACATTGCCGAGCGCCGCCTGCCCCAAGACGGGCGTATCCCGATCCGCATCCAGGGCAAAGAGTTGGATCTACGTGTCTCCACCGTGCCGACCATGTTCGGCGAGAGCGTCGTCATGCGCCTGCTCGACAAAGAGAGCGTGCGCTTCGACTTCGATGCCCTCGGCTTCGACGGGCAGCCGCGCGAGCGCCTGCTGAGCATCCTGGATCAGCCCTACGGGATCCTGCTCGTCACCGGTCCTACCGGCAGCGGTAAGAGCACGACCCTCTATACGGCATTGAGCCGCCTCAACACCCAGGAACGCAAGATCATCACGGTCGAGGATCCGGTCGAATACCAGCTCCAGGGGATCAATCAGATTCAGGTCAAGTCCTCGATTGGCATGACCTTCGCCGGGGCCCTGCGTGCGATTGTGCGCCAGGATCCGGATGTGATCATGGTCGGCGAGATGCGCGACCTGGAGACGGCGCGCATTGCCGTGCAGTCGGCCCTGACCGGCCACGTCGTCCTCTCGACCCTGCACACCAACGATGCGGCAAGCGCTGTGACCCGCCTGCTCGAGATGGGCGTCGAGGACTATCTGCTGACCTCGACCGTCAACGGCATCCTCGCTCAGCGCCTGGTGCGCCGCCTTTGCCCGCACTGTCGCATCGCGGCCGAGGTACCGCCGGCACTGGGCACGCGACTCGGTGAGCTCGCGCCGCAGGGATCGGTGCAACTCTTCCGCCCGGTCGGCTGCCCGCGTTGCAACGACATGGGCTATCTCGGCAGGCTCGTGATCGCCGAATCCCTCGTCGTCACCGATCCGATCCGCCAGGCCGTGCTGGCCCATGCTACCTCTTCCGAGATCCAGCGCATCGCGATCGCCGAGGGCATGATTACCATGTATGACGACGGCCTTCTCAAAGCCCTGAATGGACTGACGACCGTCGAAGAGGTGCTGCGCGTCGCCGAGGCGGCTTGAGGTCATGCCCAGATTTCAGTACAGGGCGGTGAAGCCAGACGGCGAGGTCGTCGAGGGTGACCTCGAGGCCGTCGACG
This portion of the Thioflavicoccus mobilis 8321 genome encodes:
- a CDS encoding metal ABC transporter permease: MTEFLSALGHQPFLQTALIAGLLASVGTGVVGTLVVVKRIAFLAGGVAHSVLGGIGAALYFGFDPLLGALLAAVLSALLIGSVRLAWQAQEDTLIGALWAIGMAVGILFVAKTPGYTGDLMTYLFGNILLVPQRELWLMGALDLVLLAVIGLFYRQFLAVCFDEEHARLRGINVTFFYLLLLVLVAITVVLLIQVVGIILVIALLTLPPATASHYVKSLGRMMVTATLLGAALTSAGLALSYGPDLPVGPTIILLAGAVYLLSTVVSRLAVKHRARRTSSSSPHRRRPASGQPD
- a CDS encoding metal ABC transporter ATP-binding protein; translation: MNPPPADAIRLTDVSFSYGDAAAPAIEHVDLRVSEREFLGIVGPNAGGKSTLLKLILGLIEPQAGRIEVLGRSPQSSRRAIGYVSQYPAFARDFPISVEQVVLMGRLGTGPALGSYRCNDRMAARRALQEVEAEDLAPRQIGSLSGGQLQRVLLARALASEPQILILDEPTASVDQRLESDIFERLRVLNERLTILLVSHDIAFISRYITRVACVNRTLVCHRTDAIDGPVIEALYGEPVRRVAHEHKL
- a CDS encoding metal ABC transporter solute-binding protein, Zn/Mn family, producing the protein MLKLAAVLIALTCLATPVSADDEHLSVFVSVPPQKTFVERIGGNHVEVTALLQPESNPHTYEPTPRFVEALAAADLFMPIGMPFEAALMNRLRAANPTMAIVDARKGLSLRPLDKHVHEAAMDARGHQDHEDHAADDEHHDTDENALDPHVWTSPPLVATMATTIRDELTRLDPDHAADYAANLDVFVAELHALDAAIRADLAPLAGSAFMVYHPAWGYFAETYGLIQIPIEHEGKSPGPRTLSALIDRARAAGIQVILVEPQFSPRAAEQVARAIGGRVATVDPLTPDYIANLRQVAHTIAAAARP
- the hprK gene encoding HPr(Ser) kinase/phosphatase; the protein is MTTTVANLLDDPALGLRVLAGHKGLQREIRSPQLNRPGLELTGYFEAFRAERIQVLGNGEVSFIEKHREPHLLMDHLLRILGARVPCVIVTNGRQPPPMVIECADAIGVPALSCPHTTTKLHKRLWEHLDAEFAAESTLHGVLLDIHDIGVLLLGDSAVGKSECALELIRRGFHLVADDLVTVKCVGESALIGRATELLPYHMEARGIGIVDIRLLYGVAAVLPEKRITLAITLVEWDITVEYDRTGLAEDSLSILDVEIPHLTIPVRPGRNLGTLVEAAALNQKLKELGINTARLMEERLRQRLDANDPSCAASNTQSAKPSDRSK
- the gspE gene encoding type II secretion system ATPase GspE, with the protein product MAVVESSQDRVEPKLNTANIGEDKVAEPAGESDPHAPIVAELQRRGKLSAADYHRAQRIAVESGDALLRMLVRLGLVSERDLAQVFADVLGLALAEQATFPQEPVAEDRVSLRFLKDARILPLREDATSLQAAFADPADPFLRAALAAAVDKRVLPHVGLPSEIELALEQLYEQSPESTEEREPDAALGTTDEDDIEHLKDLASEAPVIRMVNQLIQRAVECRASDIHIEPFADQLKVRYRIDGILKEVEPPPVRSTAAVISRVKIMSKLNIAERRLPQDGRIPIRIQGKELDLRVSTVPTMFGESVVMRLLDKESVRFDFDALGFDGQPRERLLSILDQPYGILLVTGPTGSGKSTTLYTALSRLNTQERKIITVEDPVEYQLQGINQIQVKSSIGMTFAGALRAIVRQDPDVIMVGEMRDLETARIAVQSALTGHVVLSTLHTNDAASAVTRLLEMGVEDYLLTSTVNGILAQRLVRRLCPHCRIAAEVPPALGTRLGELAPQGSVQLFRPVGCPRCNDMGYLGRLVIAESLVVTDPIRQAVLAHATSSEIQRIAIAEGMITMYDDGLLKALNGLTTVEEVLRVAEAA